One Neodiprion pinetum isolate iyNeoPine1 chromosome 1, iyNeoPine1.2, whole genome shotgun sequence genomic window carries:
- the LOC124224881 gene encoding protein qui-1 isoform X3 — protein sequence MNCLCSEETAHDDWHQHESNLRKALKIAAESAILEHPDNTEIKNILQSTAERQLEHGLSLDEDGNGVIAIVRNWSGSTAPTVEPGASTLKSRIGSSLPEENVMKYEVEYKPGGIDSDCLSHDKYLTRMRQQVLDRIQFLVNESVETDPEIKSRKKMVQAVYAESLAHLSLLRNVSPADEDVKAIGQIKELLLAGRDRKHGPVLVWGPKSSGKSAILATVYEKVPSWFNGPSVRIVRLCTSTPRSAYSLELLRVLCEHIGFLSGNNDGNLPRDASFDPLYLNNWFSQIMRGIEENPMSEQLVILVDDLHRLHPLECDIVAALSWLPLNLPKGVHFIATTAVPPEALRLTPLQKERLRSPEILIELPEVKSNVPDVEAAFDSLERLIGHKAANRIGSLLACTEYGLSETEILELIMPTGDDGPLVLASGQFGFATWCLVRRTMTPWLKVRVMSGRLMFSWRWSSGEMARKRYLATQDASRSAYGEVANLFFTEDSEESDEKPPEDSDSAPAKETPFQSAPRSQDITYTIRHVEEAWLHLLRAGDVDRLKRLAVCAFDFLLAAVQMISVSYLRCVLEHARRYLLERDLELVYYAVRKSSDVLTRDPLQLGAQLICWLRPVAEDEGDLVSRMVMAAMAWCDGYAAPLLVPLNGWLQPPLPLQIRALTCPQGVRLIEAAPSGQHVVVVPPQGDAELWHVMSGQLVHTFKGHSGPISCLAITKQSQYLMTGSEDTSIIVWDMKELIMKQRICEHIAPVLSLTPAMGNSIIVSGGEDSRIIATRLLTGEVLMKVDHHRGPVTSLRVDSAGEVLVSGSYDATVCLWSLESFTLLNTIPLPSPVTMLDVSTDSVFLLAACEDKKLYLRSLATGTEIHTLRGHQGPIKSVCLAKDCRRAVAGGVDGRVSVFDMHSGRLTKALPASPSADVTSVKVTEKDDFLITAGGGRVTYWSFRGEEVAPRPAKSGGKQESLQPHGAPISCLDVSRDGAMAVTGGVDSLVNLWQLNTHELVSTLEGHIASVTCVAFSASGLFAASGSEDKTVRVWGLTLGLVVATFKHQAPVTAVTVMLDGRRVVSSDRGGAIRVWAADSGTLIQSLCGPGRCFAVASDMRYTVCGSGDNHIRILGLGLGPEEKYPVSHSQDITCLVVTPDSQSLITGSRDMSLKVWQLAGGKLSQVLVGHTDHVTCVAVAVSDKSIVVSGSRDANLIVWDINTGADLHTLTGHLGYVTCIRLSGDGTLAVSGSEDKSLIVWDTKKGTALSSIMLHVPVLGVEMSTDCSRLALHLLEHKCLPILCLHNTPAQYVKLPEYVAPRDLRPPGPKRPARRLLKKEVSLDTYTWQRKYGHLTSGIMVAAVEERLKRRFSVSASMEEISKAGLAGSQPGLGPEQAALAQSQHFDQLEALWNKQSPPPRPRGLGRTLSKQSSLQATRISDSEEEAQDTGCTLHGYLPG from the exons ATGAATTGTCTGTGCAGCGAGGAGACTGCTCACGATGATTGGCACCAGCACGAGTCAAATTTAAGAAAAGCGTTAAAAATAGCAGCAGAATCGGCCATTTTGGAACACCCAGACAACACCGAgatcaaaaatatattacagtcAACCGCAGAACGACAATTAGAACACGGCCTAA GTTTGGATGAAGATGGTAATGGCGTGATAGCGATCGTACGAAATTGGTCTGGTTCTACGGCACCTACCGTAGAGCCTGGAGCATCGACGCTTAAATCTAGAATCGGAAGTAGTTTACCAGAGGAGAATGTAATGAAATACGAGGTGGAATACAAGCCCGGTGGAATTGACTCCGATTGTCTGTCGCACGATAAATACTTGACACGAATGCGTCAACAGGTATTAGACAGGATTCAATTCTTGGTGAATGAGTCGGTTGAAACTGATCCCGAGATCAAAAGTCGAAAGAAAATGGTGCAGGCAGTTTACGCGGAAAGTTTGGCGCATTTGAGTTTGTTGAGAAATGTGAGCCCCGCGGATGAAGATGTGAAGGCCATAGGCCAAATTAAAGAATTGCTGCTAGCCGGAAGGGATAGAAAGCATGGACCAGTACTGGTATGGGGTCCAAAGTCCTCTGGGAAATCAGCAATCCTGGCTACTGTATATGAAAAAGTGCCAAGCTGGTTCAATGGACCATCTGTACGTATCGTTAGGCTGTGCACATCAACTCCAAGGTCGGCTTATAGTTTAGAATTGCTCAGAGTTCTCTGCGAACATATAGGATTTTTGTCCGGTAACAACGATGGCAATTTGCCGAGAGATGCATCCTTCGATCCCTTGTACTTGAACAACTGGTTCAGTCAGATAATGCGAGGAATCGAAGAAAATCCAATGTCGGAACAGCTCGTTATATTGGTTGACGACCTGCATCGGCTGCATCCATTGGAATGCGACATAGTCGCCGCGTTGTCTTGGCTGCCTTTGAATCTACCAAAAGGTGTGCATTTCATCGCAACCACCGCCGTTCCACCTGAAGCTTTGAGGCTAACTCCACTCCAAAAAGAGAGACTGCGGAGCCCGGAAATACTCATTGAATTACCGGAGGTCAAAAGCAATGTACCTGATGTTGAGGCCGCTTTTGACAGCCTGGAACGATTGATTGGTCACAAGGCAGCAAACCGGATTGGGTCCCTTTTGGCGTGCACGGAGTACGGGCTGTCGGAGACGGAAATCTTGGAGTTGATAATGCCTACGGGAGACGATGGACCTCTGGTACTCGCTAGTGGTCAGTTTGGCTTTGCGACATGGTGTTTAGTGAGGCGAACTATGACTCCGTGGCTTAAAGTTCGAGTCATGAGTGGGCGGTTGATGTTTTCGTGGCGTTGGTCAAGCGGGGAAATGGCTCGAAAACGATATTTAGCTACCCAAGACGCTTCACGGTCAGCATACGGCGAAGTGGCGAACTTATTCTTCACCGAAGATTCCGAGGAGAGTGATGAAAAACCTCCTgaagattcggattcagcacCGGCAAAGGAAACTCCATTTCAAAGTGCGCCCAGATCGCAAGATATTACTTACACTATTCGTCACGTCGAAGAAGCCTGGCTACATCTCCTTCGAGCTGGTGACGTTGATCGACTGAAAAGATTGGCTGTCTGCGCATTTGATTTCTTGCTGGCCGCTGTCCAGATGATATCTGTGAGCTACTTACGATGCGTATTGGAACATGCTAGGAGGTATTTACTTGAAAGGGACCTCGAACTGGTTTATTACGCCGTTCGAAAGTCTAGCGACGTGTTGACAAGGGATCCGTTACAGTTGGGAGCTCAGTTAATTTGCTGGTTGAGACCCGTCGCTGAGGATGAAGGAGATTTG GTTAGTCGAATGGTCATGGCAGCGATGGCATGGTGCGATGGATATGCTGCACCGCTGTTAGTTCCACTGAATGGCTGGCTACAACCTCCTCTGCCTTTACAAATTCGCGCTTTAACCTGTCCACAAGGTGTCAGACTGATCGAAGCTGCGCCATCAGGCCAACACGTGGTGGTGGTACCTCCTCAAGGCGATGCTGAACTGTGGCACGTGATGTCGGGACAGCTGGTACACACATTCAAAG GCCATTCGGGACCAATATCATGTCTGGCTATCACGAAGCAGTCTCAGTATTTGATGACTGGATCTGAAGATACATCTATAATCGTATGGGacatgaaagaattgattatGAAGCAACGAATTTGTGAGCACATTGCTCCAGTGCTATCTTTGACGCCAGCAATGGGAAATTCGATAATCGTTAGCGGTGGTGAAGATTCTAGGATTATAGCAACGCGATTATTGACCGGTGAAGTACTAATGAAGGTAGACCATCACCGTGGTCCAGTGACTTCATTGCGCGTCGATTCTGCTGGAGAAGTTTTGGTTTCTGGTTCATACGACGCAACTGTTTGTCTCTGGTCGCTAGAGAGCTTTACTTTGTTGAATACCATCCCTCTTCCCTCTCCGGTTACAATGCTCGATGTGTCCACGGACTCGGTATTCCTGCTAGCTGCTTGtgaggataaaaaattgtaccttCGCTCTCTGGCGACTGGTACTGAGATACATACGCTACGAGGTCACCAAGGACCGATCAAAAGCGTATGTCTCGCTAAGGATTGCAGAAGAGCTGTGGCAGGTGGAGTTGACGGAAGGGTTTCTGTCTTCGACATGCATAGCGGAAGATTGACGAAAGCTCTACCTGCTAGTCCATCGGCAGATGTGACTTCCGTCAAG GTAACCGAGAAAGACGATTTCTTGATAACCGCTGGCGGAGGTCGAGTGACTTATTGGAGTTTCCGCGGCGAAGAGGTTGCCCCGCGACCAGCGAAGTCTGGTGGAAAGCAGGAATCCCTTCAACCTCACGGTGCTCCAATTTCCTGTTTAGACGTGTCCAGAGATGGCGCCATGGCAGTTACCGGTGGTGTCGACTCCCTAGTTAACTTGTGGCAGTTGAATACTCATGAACTAGTTTCCACCTTGGAAGGCCACATCGCAAGTGTTACTTGCGTCGCGTTTTCGGCTTCGGGACTCTTCGCAGCGTCAG GTTCCGAAGATAAAACCGTGAGAGTCTGGGGACTGACGTTGGGCCTGGTAGTCGCCACCTTCAAACATCAGGCTCCCGTTACTGCTGTGACTGTGATGCTTGATGGAAGAAGAGTCGTCAGCTCTGATAGGGGTGGTGCCATCAGGGTGTGGGCTGCTGACAGCGGAACGTTAATCCAGTCCCTGTGCGGCCCGGGCCGATGTTTTGCAGTAGCTTCTGACATGAG ATACACAGTCTGCGGGTCCGGAGACAACCATATTAGAATATTGGGACTGGGATTGGGACCGGAGGAAAAATACCCGGTTTCTCACTCCCAAGATATCACTTGTCTGGTTGTTACCCCTGATTCTCAATCCCTCATTACCGGCTCCAGAGACATGAGCTTAAAAGTCTGGCAACTTGCTGGAGGAAAATTGTCCCAG GTGTTGGTTGGACACACCGATCACGTGACGTGCGTGGCAGTGGCCGTTTCGGACAAGTCCATTGTAGTGTCGGGTTCGAGAGACGCGAATTTGATCGTCTGGGATATAAACACGGGCGCAGATCTTCACACGCTGACTGGTCATCTAGGGTACGTAACCTGTATTCGGCTCTCGGGGGATGGTACCTTGGCCGTATCCGGGAGTGAAGATAAGAGCTTGATTGTATGGGACACGAAGAAGGGAACTGCCCTCAGCTCCATAATGCTTCATGTTCCGGTTCTCGGGGTCGAAATGTCCACCGATTGTTCGAGACTCGCGCTCCACCTATTGGAACACAAGTGCTTGCCGATTTTGTGTCTACACAATACGCCAGCGCAATATGTCAAGCTGCCAGAATACGTTGCTCCGAGAGATCTGAGGCCTCCCGGGCCGAAGCGACCGGCAAGAAGATTGCTCAAAAAGGAAGTGTCCTTGGATACTTATACATGGCAGCGAAAATATGGTCATTTGACTTCAG GTATAATGGTCGCCGCGGTTGAGGAACGTCTAAAGCGTCGATTCAGCGTTAGCGCGTCAATGGAGGAAATCAGCAAAGCTGGCCTAGCTGGTTCCCAGCCTGGATTGGGTCCGGAACAAGCAGCCCTTGCACAATCCCAGCATTTTGATCAACTGGAAGCACTCTGGAATAAGCAATCACCTCCGCCGAGACCGAGAGGTCTTGGCAGGACGCTGTCCAAACAGAGTTCTCTCCAAGCGACTCGAATATCCGACTCAGAGGAAGAAG cACAGGACACAGGATGCACCTTGCATGGTT ATCTACCCGGCTAA